In Oncorhynchus clarkii lewisi isolate Uvic-CL-2024 chromosome 2, UVic_Ocla_1.0, whole genome shotgun sequence, one DNA window encodes the following:
- the LOC139422822 gene encoding hormone-sensitive lipase-like isoform X2: protein MASGKKGGNNSSSLGKGLNGRRSSKHKEGPIVMDTKAVFTALYSVCEENATFFSEGAKGAQGGAAQRLVDTMTLIQEHASSLEPVISGFAAVYHHFDFDPHIPANGYRSLVKVVRCCILHIIHKGRYISTNRRSIFFRTAHNAGEMEAYCSALCQLRALLYLAQRLLHDNSHGNLFFHEESGLSQSFVREYSSMHKGCFYGRCLGFQFTPAIRPCLQTIAIGLVAFGENYRRNQSGIGVAASSFFTSGKYAIDPELRGAEFERITQNLDVHFWKAFWNITETEILSSLASMTSTQVKVNRALSVPPVPFDLPLVANPHLTVTIEAPSAHTGPGPVQMRLISYELREGQDSEALLSLSRSEGGPISLSLGMKTKQSPPSRWLLLHYHGGGFVAQTSKSHEPYLKSWSQDLGVPILSVDYSLAPDAPFPRALEDCFYAYCWAIKNHHLLGWTGENVCLAGDSAGGNLCITTSMRAASHGVRMPDGIVAAYPAILLTAYASPSRLLTLFDPLLPLSVLSRCLSAYAGEEPQAEKQVEKVSTLSMVRRDTALLLRDFKQGASNWIHSLLDPNRAAATASTDTSSSVRKSVSEASISSPHSDPPEHPSDFSLRRESLKSLAGHANNAIATPAAAPTTPAHNAMVFPETTPDNVSFFLSKEVVSMSDALSSVAIAPPEGEEGVVLEHPREFPLGFEPLRSERLAEMKLATSPVVRNPYMSPLLAPDSMLRGLPPIHLVACALDPMLDDSVMFAKRLRNVDQPVTLCVVDDLPHGFLSLSQLSRETREAANVCVNRIRDVFDQKDSPQEPRMHRKLERTNCRASSVATGDPEKLFATPIQEEELLVARGGALVPGGEGLVGVAAQNNNNVVG from the exons tGATGGACACCAAGGCCGTGTTTACTGCcctgtacagtgtgtgtgaggAGAATGCTACGTTCTTCTCTGAGGGTGCTAAGGGGGCCCAGGGGGGCGCGGCACAGCGACTGGTGGACACCATGACCCTGATCCAAGAGCACGCCAGCAGCCTGGAACCTGTCATCTCCGGCTTtgctgctgtctaccaccacttTGACTTTGACCCACACATACCAGCCAACGGATACCGCTCTCTAGTCAAG GTGGTGCGCTGCTGCATTCTCCACATCATCCACAAGGGGCGCTACATCTCCACCAACCGACGCAGCATCTTCTTTCGGACGGCCCACAACGCAGGGGAGATGGAGGCCTACTGCTCGGCCCTATGTCAGCTGAGAGCCCTGCTCTACCTGGCCCAGCGACTGCTGCACGACAACAGCCACGGGAACCTCTTCTTCCATGAGGAGAGCGGCCTCAGCCAGAGCTTTGTCCGGGAGTACTCCTCCATGCACAAGGGATGCTTCTACGGACGCTGCCTTGGATTCCAG TTCACTCCAGCCATCCGTCCCTGTCTGCAGACCATAGCCATCGGCCTGGTGGCCTTTGGAGAGAACTACAGGCGCAACCAGTCAGGCATTG gTGTAGCAGCCAGCTCCTTCTTTACCTCAGGGAAGTACGCCATTGACCCGGAGCTAAGGGGGGCGGAGTTTGAACGCATCACTCAGAACCTGGACGTCCACTTCTGGAAGGCCTTCTGGAACATCACAGAGACTGAGATTCTATCT AGTCTAGCCAGTATGACGTCCACCCAGGTGAAGGTGAACCGTGCCCTCTCGGTGCCCCCTGTGCCCTTTGACCTCCCGCTGGTGGCCAATCCGCACCTCACTGTCACCATAGAGGCCCCGTCGGCCCACACTGGCCCTGGCCCCGTGCAGATGAGGCTGATCTCCTACGAGCTGAGGGAGGGGCAG gacAGTGAGGCGTTGCTGTCCCTGTCTCGTTCTGAGGGGGGTCCGATCTCCCTGTCCCTGGGAATGAAGACCAAGCAGAGCCCCCCTTCTCGCTGGCTCCTGCTTCACTACCACGGAGGAGGCTTTGTGGCCCAGACCTCCAAGTCTCACGAG CCGTACCTGAAGAGCTGGTCTCAGGACCTGGGTGTGCCCATCCTGTCTGTGGACTACTCTCTGGCCCCTGATGCCCCCTTCCCCAGGGCCCTGGAGGACTGCTTTTACGCCTACTGCTGGGCCATCAAGAACCACCACCTGCTGG GTTGGACGGGGGAGAATGTCTGTCTGGCCGGTGACAGTGCCGGTGGTAACCTGTGTATTACAACATCGATGCGCGCTGCCTCTCATGGTGTGCGAATGCCTGATGGCATCGTAGCTGCCTACCCTGCCATCCTGCTCACCGCCTACGCCTCGCCCTCCCGCCTGCTCACCCTCTTTGACCCCCTACTGCCCCTCAGTGTGCTCTCCAGGTGTCTCAGCGCCTACGCAG gtgaGGAGCCCCAGGCAGAGAAGCAGGTGGAGAAGGTGAGCACTCTGAGCATGGTGAGGAGAGACACGGCCCTGCTGCTCAGAGACTTCAAACAGGGAGCTTCCAACTGGATCCACTCCCTACTGGACCCCAACAGAGCAGCTGCCACGGCATCAACAG acaCGTCTTCGTCAGTGAGGAAGAGTGTGTCTGAGGCATCCATCAGCTCACCCCACTCGGACCCCCCTGAGCATCCCTCGGACTTCTCCCTTAGGAGAGAGTCTCTGAAGAGCCTCGCAGGCCACGCCAACAATGCCATTGCCACCCCCGCTGCTGCCCCCACCACACCTGCCCACAATGCAATGGTGTTCCCCGAAACCACG CCTGACAACGTGAGCTTCTTCCTCTCCAAAGAGGTGGTGTCCATGTCGGATGCTCTGTCTTCTGTTGCCATAGCGCCCCCTGAGGGGGAGGAGGGCGTGGTGCTGGAGCACCCTCGGGAGTTCCCCCTGGGCTTCGAACCGCTGCGTTCTGAGCGGCTGGCTGAGATGAAGCTGGCCACCTCGCCTGTCGTCAGGAACCCCTACATGTCTCCTCTACTGGCCCCCGACAGCATGCTGAGAGGACTACCCCCCATACACCTAgtg GCCTGTGCATTAGACCCCATGCTGGATGACTCTGTGATGTTTGCCAAGCGCCTGAGGAACGTAGATCAGCCAGTCACCCTGTGTGTGGTGGACGACCTTCCCCATGGCTTTCTCAGCCTATCACAGCTCTCCAGGGAGACTAGGGAAGCGGCTAACGTTTGCGTCAACCGAATCAGGGACGTCTTTGACCAGAAGGACTCGCCCCAGGAGCCGCGCATGCACCGCAAGCTGGAAAGGACCAATTGCCGTGCTTCCTCTGTCGCCACGGGTGACCCAGAGAAACTCTTTGCAACACCCATTCAGGAGGAGGAGCTGCTGGTTGCCAGGGGAGGGGCTCTAGTTCCAGGTGGGGAGGGGCTAGTTGGCGTGGCAGCACAGAACAACAATAATGTTGTGGGATAA
- the LOC139422822 gene encoding hormone-sensitive lipase-like isoform X1, with the protein MASGKKGGNNSSSLGKGLNGRRSSKHKEGPIGTEVTDKDRTMNPDTVMDTKAVFTALYSVCEENATFFSEGAKGAQGGAAQRLVDTMTLIQEHASSLEPVISGFAAVYHHFDFDPHIPANGYRSLVKVVRCCILHIIHKGRYISTNRRSIFFRTAHNAGEMEAYCSALCQLRALLYLAQRLLHDNSHGNLFFHEESGLSQSFVREYSSMHKGCFYGRCLGFQFTPAIRPCLQTIAIGLVAFGENYRRNQSGIGVAASSFFTSGKYAIDPELRGAEFERITQNLDVHFWKAFWNITETEILSSLASMTSTQVKVNRALSVPPVPFDLPLVANPHLTVTIEAPSAHTGPGPVQMRLISYELREGQDSEALLSLSRSEGGPISLSLGMKTKQSPPSRWLLLHYHGGGFVAQTSKSHEPYLKSWSQDLGVPILSVDYSLAPDAPFPRALEDCFYAYCWAIKNHHLLGWTGENVCLAGDSAGGNLCITTSMRAASHGVRMPDGIVAAYPAILLTAYASPSRLLTLFDPLLPLSVLSRCLSAYAGEEPQAEKQVEKVSTLSMVRRDTALLLRDFKQGASNWIHSLLDPNRAAATASTDTSSSVRKSVSEASISSPHSDPPEHPSDFSLRRESLKSLAGHANNAIATPAAAPTTPAHNAMVFPETTPDNVSFFLSKEVVSMSDALSSVAIAPPEGEEGVVLEHPREFPLGFEPLRSERLAEMKLATSPVVRNPYMSPLLAPDSMLRGLPPIHLVACALDPMLDDSVMFAKRLRNVDQPVTLCVVDDLPHGFLSLSQLSRETREAANVCVNRIRDVFDQKDSPQEPRMHRKLERTNCRASSVATGDPEKLFATPIQEEELLVARGGALVPGGEGLVGVAAQNNNNVVG; encoded by the exons tGATGGACACCAAGGCCGTGTTTACTGCcctgtacagtgtgtgtgaggAGAATGCTACGTTCTTCTCTGAGGGTGCTAAGGGGGCCCAGGGGGGCGCGGCACAGCGACTGGTGGACACCATGACCCTGATCCAAGAGCACGCCAGCAGCCTGGAACCTGTCATCTCCGGCTTtgctgctgtctaccaccacttTGACTTTGACCCACACATACCAGCCAACGGATACCGCTCTCTAGTCAAG GTGGTGCGCTGCTGCATTCTCCACATCATCCACAAGGGGCGCTACATCTCCACCAACCGACGCAGCATCTTCTTTCGGACGGCCCACAACGCAGGGGAGATGGAGGCCTACTGCTCGGCCCTATGTCAGCTGAGAGCCCTGCTCTACCTGGCCCAGCGACTGCTGCACGACAACAGCCACGGGAACCTCTTCTTCCATGAGGAGAGCGGCCTCAGCCAGAGCTTTGTCCGGGAGTACTCCTCCATGCACAAGGGATGCTTCTACGGACGCTGCCTTGGATTCCAG TTCACTCCAGCCATCCGTCCCTGTCTGCAGACCATAGCCATCGGCCTGGTGGCCTTTGGAGAGAACTACAGGCGCAACCAGTCAGGCATTG gTGTAGCAGCCAGCTCCTTCTTTACCTCAGGGAAGTACGCCATTGACCCGGAGCTAAGGGGGGCGGAGTTTGAACGCATCACTCAGAACCTGGACGTCCACTTCTGGAAGGCCTTCTGGAACATCACAGAGACTGAGATTCTATCT AGTCTAGCCAGTATGACGTCCACCCAGGTGAAGGTGAACCGTGCCCTCTCGGTGCCCCCTGTGCCCTTTGACCTCCCGCTGGTGGCCAATCCGCACCTCACTGTCACCATAGAGGCCCCGTCGGCCCACACTGGCCCTGGCCCCGTGCAGATGAGGCTGATCTCCTACGAGCTGAGGGAGGGGCAG gacAGTGAGGCGTTGCTGTCCCTGTCTCGTTCTGAGGGGGGTCCGATCTCCCTGTCCCTGGGAATGAAGACCAAGCAGAGCCCCCCTTCTCGCTGGCTCCTGCTTCACTACCACGGAGGAGGCTTTGTGGCCCAGACCTCCAAGTCTCACGAG CCGTACCTGAAGAGCTGGTCTCAGGACCTGGGTGTGCCCATCCTGTCTGTGGACTACTCTCTGGCCCCTGATGCCCCCTTCCCCAGGGCCCTGGAGGACTGCTTTTACGCCTACTGCTGGGCCATCAAGAACCACCACCTGCTGG GTTGGACGGGGGAGAATGTCTGTCTGGCCGGTGACAGTGCCGGTGGTAACCTGTGTATTACAACATCGATGCGCGCTGCCTCTCATGGTGTGCGAATGCCTGATGGCATCGTAGCTGCCTACCCTGCCATCCTGCTCACCGCCTACGCCTCGCCCTCCCGCCTGCTCACCCTCTTTGACCCCCTACTGCCCCTCAGTGTGCTCTCCAGGTGTCTCAGCGCCTACGCAG gtgaGGAGCCCCAGGCAGAGAAGCAGGTGGAGAAGGTGAGCACTCTGAGCATGGTGAGGAGAGACACGGCCCTGCTGCTCAGAGACTTCAAACAGGGAGCTTCCAACTGGATCCACTCCCTACTGGACCCCAACAGAGCAGCTGCCACGGCATCAACAG acaCGTCTTCGTCAGTGAGGAAGAGTGTGTCTGAGGCATCCATCAGCTCACCCCACTCGGACCCCCCTGAGCATCCCTCGGACTTCTCCCTTAGGAGAGAGTCTCTGAAGAGCCTCGCAGGCCACGCCAACAATGCCATTGCCACCCCCGCTGCTGCCCCCACCACACCTGCCCACAATGCAATGGTGTTCCCCGAAACCACG CCTGACAACGTGAGCTTCTTCCTCTCCAAAGAGGTGGTGTCCATGTCGGATGCTCTGTCTTCTGTTGCCATAGCGCCCCCTGAGGGGGAGGAGGGCGTGGTGCTGGAGCACCCTCGGGAGTTCCCCCTGGGCTTCGAACCGCTGCGTTCTGAGCGGCTGGCTGAGATGAAGCTGGCCACCTCGCCTGTCGTCAGGAACCCCTACATGTCTCCTCTACTGGCCCCCGACAGCATGCTGAGAGGACTACCCCCCATACACCTAgtg GCCTGTGCATTAGACCCCATGCTGGATGACTCTGTGATGTTTGCCAAGCGCCTGAGGAACGTAGATCAGCCAGTCACCCTGTGTGTGGTGGACGACCTTCCCCATGGCTTTCTCAGCCTATCACAGCTCTCCAGGGAGACTAGGGAAGCGGCTAACGTTTGCGTCAACCGAATCAGGGACGTCTTTGACCAGAAGGACTCGCCCCAGGAGCCGCGCATGCACCGCAAGCTGGAAAGGACCAATTGCCGTGCTTCCTCTGTCGCCACGGGTGACCCAGAGAAACTCTTTGCAACACCCATTCAGGAGGAGGAGCTGCTGGTTGCCAGGGGAGGGGCTCTAGTTCCAGGTGGGGAGGGGCTAGTTGGCGTGGCAGCACAGAACAACAATAATGTTGTGGGATAA